In the genome of Cryptomeria japonica chromosome 8, Sugi_1.0, whole genome shotgun sequence, one region contains:
- the LOC131027688 gene encoding disease resistance protein RUN1-like isoform X1, which yields MGCWESKPKETKAPPPPSSQPPPSQLPPPPAPRPPASPPPPPPPPTPTLENCQDLFRKINNAGDVDYLIDLIDELLQSLLNRSKQEKTLQRSTSSETYSDTLKDRAKSVWASFLQSGSVFLEFLNKHIQLEKEDEGNRRAVAQILESVGKVHWVVGGLSVLAFLVDQMGQISENRSDCIELLKQMSKLAGHIRKLKYDMPQEYKILNEATVLIVQGSMMCASQLKSKTLFGFLKAYVDSKSLNALQQKIDQLYRDLTLRVAIEIRHSQPVEFPAWNPIYPDYAVGIQDQKKRVVRLLDLETEKSPLAVVIYGFGGIGKTTLATAVIADLDLTDYNYSAVQIQEDPSRNDIKCMQQQILKDAFPAYTYDRNVTLRNSAEGRDHLSSAFQAQKNKPVFLFIDNALRAEDLQELFPKRLTGLPKRSRIVLTTRNLGVTDMLKEPGLVRREHSVGTLHDQDAVKILFRDSNHNITGDDTQKILKICAGIPLVLEIVGARLRKQNYKVDRCTQIFEALESGKDVVEENLSQRLVHSVYGGLEASTQEAFLDICCFFVSWSRRDVECIVGAEEVTHLEEAALFKTSVKGNVIVHDIIRAKGLSMSESSRITDMQSWVDVVVENKQGLDQIKGVWFSREETEAAYEIDENHILSMKKSLRVLALGNKINVSRSGQKTPKFKELRFLRLDGDISGLWPVNLESLERLAVFHGPVFKDGVTLYRLPKKLRLMKATAQSQETANLEESKPANVVKNSSLEELDLKELKSLQKLPEKLDHLTGLKVLILDEWDKMQELSEQVCELRSLRKLSICGGNSLKNLPNSFGQLSWLEDLILTSCKELEELPSSFGDLSSLKHLNLAECVKLKELPSSFGKLSSLQILNLESCWKLEALPSSFGQLCQLKRLSLRSDDLKELPCSFGELSSLAELKCTCPELKELPVSFGQLSSLTQLDLSCCMKLKTLPSKVGELRSLQDFNLSVCFKLEELPSNIGELPCLTQLDLRQCHSLKECPISALRRRNRGLTIWLPDHLKDKESMPSNQR from the exons ATGGGCTGCTGGGAGTCCAAGCCCAAGGAAACTAAGGCTCCGCCCCCGCCTTCGTCTCAGCCCCCTCCGTCTCAGCTCCCTCCCCCGCCTGCGCCTCGGCCCCCTGCTTCGCCACCGCCCCCGCCTCCTCCTCCCACCCCCACGTTGGAAAACTGTCAAGACCTTTTTCGAAAGATCAACAACGCAGGCGACGTTGACTATTTGATAGATCTCATCGACGAGCTCTTGCAGTCTCTTCTAAACAGG TCAAAACAAGAAAAGACGTTACAGAGAAGCACTAGCTCAGAAACCTATTCGGATACACTCAAGGATAGAGCGAAATCAGTATGGGCCTCCTTTCTCCAAAGTGGGTCTGTATTCCTCGAATTTCTGAATAAGCATATTCAGCTGGAGAAG GAAGACGAAGGAAACAGACGAGCTGTTGCACAAATATTGGAAAGTGTGGGGAAGGTGCATTGGGTAGTTGGAGGGCTATCGGTCTTAGCTTTCTTGGTAGACCAAATGGGTCAAATCTCTGAAAACCGCAGTGATTGCATAGAACTCTTAAAACAAATGAGTAAGCTTGCTGGGCATATAAGAAAGTTGAAGTATGATATGCCACAAGAATATAAGATATTGAATGAAGCGACTGTTTTGATTGTTCAAGGATCCATGATGTGCGCTTCTCAATTAAAGTCTAAAACACTTTTTGG GTTTTTGAAGGCTTACGTTGACTCCAAAAGCTTGAACGCTCTACAACAGAAAATAGATCAACTGTATCGGGATCTTACATTGAGAGTAGCAATAGAAATACGTCATAGCCAGCCAGTTGAGTTCCCTGCATGGAACCCTATTTATCCAGATTATGCTG TTGGCATCCAAGACCAGAAAAAAAGAGTGGTAAGGTTGCTGGACTTGGAAACAGAAAAGTCACCACTGGCTGTAGTTATTTATGGATTTGGGGGCATAGGAAAGACCACTCTCGCCACTGCTGTTATTGCGGACTTAGATCTCACTGATTACAACTATTCGGCTGTTCAAATTCAAGAAGACCCATCCAGGAACGACATAAAATGTATGCAGCAGCAAATATTGAAAGACGCCTTCCCAGCATACACTTATGACAGGAATGTCACATTGAGAAATAGTGCAGAGGGTCGGGATCATCTCTCCAGTGCCTTCCAAGCACAAAAAAATAAGCCAGTATTTCTGTTTATTGACAACGCTCTCCGCGCAGAGGACTTGCAAGAGCTTTTCCCAAAACGCTTGACAGGCCTTCCAAAGCGGAGCAGAATTGTTCTCACAACTCGAAATTTGGGTGTGACGGATATGCTCAAAGAACCCGGGCTTGTACGTCGTGAGCATAGTGTGGGTACTCTACACGACCAAGACGCCGTCAAAATTTTGTTCAGAGATTCCAATCACAATATTACCGGAGACGACACACAAAAAATCCTGAAGATCTGTGCTGGAATTCCCTTAGTATTGGAAATTGTTGGTGCTCGTTTGCGTAAGCAGAACTACAAGGTAGATAGATGTACGCAAATATTTGAAGCCTTGGAGAGTGGAAAGGACGTCGTCGAAGAAAACCTGAGCCAACGTCTTGTCCATTCTGTGTATGGTGGGCTGGAAGCGTCTACACAAGAAGCATTTTTGGATATTTGCTGCTTCTTTGTTAGCTGGAGCCGCCGCGATGTGGAGTGCATTGTTGGAGCCGAGGAGGTCACACATCTGGAAGAGGCGGCTTTGTTCAAGACGTCCGTCAAAGGCAATGTGATCGTTCATGATATCATCCGAGCAAAAGGGCTGAGTATGTCTGAATCCAGTAGAATTACAGATATGCAATCCTGGGTCGATGTTGTTGTCGAGAATAAG CAGGGGCTCGATCAAATCAAAGGAGTTTGGTTTAGCAGGGAGGAGACTGAGGCTGCGTATGAAATTGATGAAAATCACATTCTTTCAATGAAAAAATCGTTGAGAGTTCTGGCTTTGGGGAACAAAATAAATGTATCACGATCAGGCCAAAAGACACCCAAATTTAAAGAACTGAGATTTCTCCGATTAGATGGCGACATCTCTGGCCTATGGCCAGTGAATTTGGAATCTCTTGAACGACTGGCTGTGTTCCATGGCCCTGTCTTTAAGGATGGTGTGACTCTGTATCGG TTACCCAAGAAGCTACGGCTGATGAAAGCTACCGCACAATCTCAGGAAACTGCAAATTTGGAGGAGTCCAAGCCTGCCAACGTAGTAAAAAATTCTTCCTTAGAAGAATTGGATTTAAAAGAATTGAAAAGTCTCCAGAAGTTACCCGAAAAGCTGGATCATTTAACTGGCCTCAAGGTTTTGATATTAGATGAATGGGATAAAATGCAGGAGCTGTCTGAACAGGTATGTGAACTGCGTTCATTACGTAAATTGAGCATCTGTGGTGGCAATTCTTTGAAGAATCTGCCAAACTCCTTTGGTCAATTAAGTTGGTTAGAAGACTTGATCTTAACAAGTTGTAAGGAACTGGAAGAATTGCCCTCAAGTTTTGGAGACCTGAGTTCTCTAAAACATTTGAATCTAGCAGAGTGTGTTAAGTTAAAGGAACTTCCATCAAGCTTTGGAAAATTAAGCTCTTTGCAGATTTTAAATTTAGAAAGCTGCTGGAAATTGGAAGCCTTGCCTTCTAGCTTTGGGCAACTATGTCAGTTAAAGAGGTTGAGCCTGCGGTCAGACGATCTTAAAGAATTGCCTTGTAGCTTTGGGGAACTTAGCTCATTAGCAGAGCTGAAGTGTACCTGTCCGGAACTGAAGGAATTGCCTGTTAGCTTTGGGCAGCTTTCTTCTTTAACACAATTAGATTTAAGTTGTTGCATGAAATTGAAAACTTTGCCGTCGAAGGTGGGAGAACTTAGGTCATTACAAGATTTCAATTTATCGGTTTGCTTCAAGCTAGAAGAACTGCCTTCTAACATTGGGGAACTTCCATGTTTAACACAGTTAGATTTAAGGCAGTGTCACAGTTTGAAAGAATGTCCTATTTCTGCTCTGAGACGAAGAAATCGGGGGTTAACTATTTGGCTTCCGGATCACCTAAAGGACAAGGAGTCCATGCCTTCTAATCAGAGATGA
- the LOC131027688 gene encoding disease resistance protein RUN1-like isoform X2 — protein sequence MGCWESKPKETKAPPPPSSQPPPSQLPPPPAPRPPASPPPPPPPPTPTLENCQDLFRKINNAGDVDYLIDLIDELLQSLLNRSKQEKTLQRSTSSETYSDTLKDRAKSVWASFLQSGSVFLEFLNKHIQLEKEDEGNRRAVAQILESVGKVHWVVGGLSVLAFLVDQMGQISENRSDCIELLKQMSKLAGHIRKLKYDMPQEYKILNEATVLIVQGSMMCASQLKSKTLFGFLKAYVDSKSLNALQQKIDQLYRDLTLRVAIEIRHSQPVEFPAWNPIYPDYAVGIQDQKKRVVRLLDLETEKSPLAVVIYGFGGIGKTTLATAVIADLDLTDYNYSAVQIQEDPSRNDIKCMQQQILKDAFPAYTYDRNVTLRNSAEGRDHLSSAFQAQKNKPVFLFIDNALRAEDLQELFPKRLTGLPKRSRIVLTTRNLGVTDMLKEPGLVRREHSVGTLHDQDAVKILFRDSNHNITGDDTQKILKICAGIPLVLEIVGARLRKQNYKVDRCTQIFEALESGKDVVEENLSQRLVHSVYGGLEASTQEAFLDICCFFVSWSRRDVECIVGAEEVTHLEEAALFKTSVKGNVIVHDIIRAKGLSMSESSRITDMQSWVDVVVENKGLDQIKGVWFSREETEAAYEIDENHILSMKKSLRVLALGNKINVSRSGQKTPKFKELRFLRLDGDISGLWPVNLESLERLAVFHGPVFKDGVTLYRLPKKLRLMKATAQSQETANLEESKPANVVKNSSLEELDLKELKSLQKLPEKLDHLTGLKVLILDEWDKMQELSEQVCELRSLRKLSICGGNSLKNLPNSFGQLSWLEDLILTSCKELEELPSSFGDLSSLKHLNLAECVKLKELPSSFGKLSSLQILNLESCWKLEALPSSFGQLCQLKRLSLRSDDLKELPCSFGELSSLAELKCTCPELKELPVSFGQLSSLTQLDLSCCMKLKTLPSKVGELRSLQDFNLSVCFKLEELPSNIGELPCLTQLDLRQCHSLKECPISALRRRNRGLTIWLPDHLKDKESMPSNQR from the exons ATGGGCTGCTGGGAGTCCAAGCCCAAGGAAACTAAGGCTCCGCCCCCGCCTTCGTCTCAGCCCCCTCCGTCTCAGCTCCCTCCCCCGCCTGCGCCTCGGCCCCCTGCTTCGCCACCGCCCCCGCCTCCTCCTCCCACCCCCACGTTGGAAAACTGTCAAGACCTTTTTCGAAAGATCAACAACGCAGGCGACGTTGACTATTTGATAGATCTCATCGACGAGCTCTTGCAGTCTCTTCTAAACAGG TCAAAACAAGAAAAGACGTTACAGAGAAGCACTAGCTCAGAAACCTATTCGGATACACTCAAGGATAGAGCGAAATCAGTATGGGCCTCCTTTCTCCAAAGTGGGTCTGTATTCCTCGAATTTCTGAATAAGCATATTCAGCTGGAGAAG GAAGACGAAGGAAACAGACGAGCTGTTGCACAAATATTGGAAAGTGTGGGGAAGGTGCATTGGGTAGTTGGAGGGCTATCGGTCTTAGCTTTCTTGGTAGACCAAATGGGTCAAATCTCTGAAAACCGCAGTGATTGCATAGAACTCTTAAAACAAATGAGTAAGCTTGCTGGGCATATAAGAAAGTTGAAGTATGATATGCCACAAGAATATAAGATATTGAATGAAGCGACTGTTTTGATTGTTCAAGGATCCATGATGTGCGCTTCTCAATTAAAGTCTAAAACACTTTTTGG GTTTTTGAAGGCTTACGTTGACTCCAAAAGCTTGAACGCTCTACAACAGAAAATAGATCAACTGTATCGGGATCTTACATTGAGAGTAGCAATAGAAATACGTCATAGCCAGCCAGTTGAGTTCCCTGCATGGAACCCTATTTATCCAGATTATGCTG TTGGCATCCAAGACCAGAAAAAAAGAGTGGTAAGGTTGCTGGACTTGGAAACAGAAAAGTCACCACTGGCTGTAGTTATTTATGGATTTGGGGGCATAGGAAAGACCACTCTCGCCACTGCTGTTATTGCGGACTTAGATCTCACTGATTACAACTATTCGGCTGTTCAAATTCAAGAAGACCCATCCAGGAACGACATAAAATGTATGCAGCAGCAAATATTGAAAGACGCCTTCCCAGCATACACTTATGACAGGAATGTCACATTGAGAAATAGTGCAGAGGGTCGGGATCATCTCTCCAGTGCCTTCCAAGCACAAAAAAATAAGCCAGTATTTCTGTTTATTGACAACGCTCTCCGCGCAGAGGACTTGCAAGAGCTTTTCCCAAAACGCTTGACAGGCCTTCCAAAGCGGAGCAGAATTGTTCTCACAACTCGAAATTTGGGTGTGACGGATATGCTCAAAGAACCCGGGCTTGTACGTCGTGAGCATAGTGTGGGTACTCTACACGACCAAGACGCCGTCAAAATTTTGTTCAGAGATTCCAATCACAATATTACCGGAGACGACACACAAAAAATCCTGAAGATCTGTGCTGGAATTCCCTTAGTATTGGAAATTGTTGGTGCTCGTTTGCGTAAGCAGAACTACAAGGTAGATAGATGTACGCAAATATTTGAAGCCTTGGAGAGTGGAAAGGACGTCGTCGAAGAAAACCTGAGCCAACGTCTTGTCCATTCTGTGTATGGTGGGCTGGAAGCGTCTACACAAGAAGCATTTTTGGATATTTGCTGCTTCTTTGTTAGCTGGAGCCGCCGCGATGTGGAGTGCATTGTTGGAGCCGAGGAGGTCACACATCTGGAAGAGGCGGCTTTGTTCAAGACGTCCGTCAAAGGCAATGTGATCGTTCATGATATCATCCGAGCAAAAGGGCTGAGTATGTCTGAATCCAGTAGAATTACAGATATGCAATCCTGGGTCGATGTTGTTGTCGAGAATAAG GGGCTCGATCAAATCAAAGGAGTTTGGTTTAGCAGGGAGGAGACTGAGGCTGCGTATGAAATTGATGAAAATCACATTCTTTCAATGAAAAAATCGTTGAGAGTTCTGGCTTTGGGGAACAAAATAAATGTATCACGATCAGGCCAAAAGACACCCAAATTTAAAGAACTGAGATTTCTCCGATTAGATGGCGACATCTCTGGCCTATGGCCAGTGAATTTGGAATCTCTTGAACGACTGGCTGTGTTCCATGGCCCTGTCTTTAAGGATGGTGTGACTCTGTATCGG TTACCCAAGAAGCTACGGCTGATGAAAGCTACCGCACAATCTCAGGAAACTGCAAATTTGGAGGAGTCCAAGCCTGCCAACGTAGTAAAAAATTCTTCCTTAGAAGAATTGGATTTAAAAGAATTGAAAAGTCTCCAGAAGTTACCCGAAAAGCTGGATCATTTAACTGGCCTCAAGGTTTTGATATTAGATGAATGGGATAAAATGCAGGAGCTGTCTGAACAGGTATGTGAACTGCGTTCATTACGTAAATTGAGCATCTGTGGTGGCAATTCTTTGAAGAATCTGCCAAACTCCTTTGGTCAATTAAGTTGGTTAGAAGACTTGATCTTAACAAGTTGTAAGGAACTGGAAGAATTGCCCTCAAGTTTTGGAGACCTGAGTTCTCTAAAACATTTGAATCTAGCAGAGTGTGTTAAGTTAAAGGAACTTCCATCAAGCTTTGGAAAATTAAGCTCTTTGCAGATTTTAAATTTAGAAAGCTGCTGGAAATTGGAAGCCTTGCCTTCTAGCTTTGGGCAACTATGTCAGTTAAAGAGGTTGAGCCTGCGGTCAGACGATCTTAAAGAATTGCCTTGTAGCTTTGGGGAACTTAGCTCATTAGCAGAGCTGAAGTGTACCTGTCCGGAACTGAAGGAATTGCCTGTTAGCTTTGGGCAGCTTTCTTCTTTAACACAATTAGATTTAAGTTGTTGCATGAAATTGAAAACTTTGCCGTCGAAGGTGGGAGAACTTAGGTCATTACAAGATTTCAATTTATCGGTTTGCTTCAAGCTAGAAGAACTGCCTTCTAACATTGGGGAACTTCCATGTTTAACACAGTTAGATTTAAGGCAGTGTCACAGTTTGAAAGAATGTCCTATTTCTGCTCTGAGACGAAGAAATCGGGGGTTAACTATTTGGCTTCCGGATCACCTAAAGGACAAGGAGTCCATGCCTTCTAATCAGAGATGA